TGGATGCAGAACCTGAAGTGGCCGCTCTACTGCTTCGTGGCGGTCGCCTTCTGGAACATGCTGGGCGCGGGCGTCTTCGGCTTCATGATCAACCCGCCGGTCTCGCTGTACTACCTGCAGGGCCTGAACACGACCCCGGTGCACGCGCACGCGGCGCTCTTCGGCGTGTACGGCTTCCTCGCGCTGGGCTTCACGCTGCTGGTGCTGCGCTACATCCGGCCCGCGCTGGTGTTCGACGAGAAGGCGATGAAGCTGGCCTTCTGGTCGCTGAACCTGGGCATCGTGCTGATGATCGCCACCAGCCTGCTGCCGATCGGCCTGTTCCAGTTCCACGCGAGCGCCACGGTGGGCATGTGGTACGCCCGCAGCGAGGCCTTCCTGCAGCAGCCCTTCCTGGAAACGCTGCGCTGGGTCCGCACCTTCGGCGACGTCGTGTTCATCGTCGGCGCGGTGGCGCTGGCCTGGCAGGTGGTGAGCGGCCTGGGCGGCAGCGCTGCCGGAACGGCGCCGATCCCCGCGCGGCCGGCCCGCGGCGGCAAGCTCGCCGAAGGCGCGCAGCAGTAGGGCGCGATCGCCTCCCTGGCGCCGTCCGGAAGGTCCCGGTCGGTGCGCTGGCCGCCGGTGCTCGCAAGGGCCCGGCGGCTTTTTCTCTCGCGGCAGCCCGGGCTACAGGAAGCGGTCGAGGATCTTCCGGCTGGCGCGATCGAGCGCCTTCGCGTCGCGGATCAGGAAGTGCACGCCGTGGCTGTCGGCGATCAGCAGCATGCCGCCCGCCAGCCGGCGGATGTATTCCTCACCCTCGAGCACGAAGCTCGCGCGCCCGCGATCGGTGTCGACCTGCCAGGTGCTCGGCGTGGCGAAGCTCGACACGGCCACGATCGCGCGGATCTCGGGCATGAACTCGCGCCGCGACAGCTCGTCGGCGATCAGCGCCGCGATCGCGGCCGGCAGGCCGGCCGGATCCTGCACCCAGGCGAGCTCGTGGCCATCGGCGCTCATCAGCGCCACGCCCTGTCGCGGCGCGGAGATCGGGAACGCGCGAACCGGCACGACGCCCTCGTGCGCGACGCCGTCGGCGCCGGTGAAGACCAGCCGGCCGTAGGCGTCCCGGGCCAGCTCGAAGCTAGCCGTCGCTTGCCCGCCACCGTGACTCGTCGCGCTCATCGCAGTTCCTCCCTCACCGGCGACTGCAGCGAGCGCGCGGCCGCCTCGGCCTCCGCCTCGGCCTGCCGGGCTTGCGCCTGGTAGAGCTTCCAGTACGCGCCTTCGCGCGCGAGCAGCTCGTCGTGCGTGCCGGTCTCGACGATCCGGCCGCGATCGAGCACGACCAGCCGGTCGGCACGGCGCAGCGTGCTCAGGCGGTGCGCGACCGCGATCGTCGTGCGTCCCTGCACCAGGTTGTCGAGCGCCTTCTGGATCTCCTTCTCGGTCGTGGTGTCGACCGACGAAGTGGCCTCGTCGAGGATCAGCACGCGCGGGTCGATGAGCAGCGCGCGCGCGATCGAGATGCGCTGGCGCTCGCCGCCCGACAGCGACTGGCCGCGCTCGCCCACGATCGAGTCGTAGCCGTGCGGCAGCCGCAGGATGAACTCGTGCGCGTGCGCGGCGCGCGCCGCGGCGACGATCTCGTCGCGGGTCGCGTCGGGGCGGCCGTAGGCGATGTTCTCGGCGATCGTCCCGAAGAACAGGAAGGGCTCCTGCAGCACGACGCCGATGCTGCGCCGCCAGTCGGCCACCGCGACCTTGCGCACGTCCACCCCATCGACCAGGATCGCGCCCTCGCTCACGTCGTAGAAGCGGCAGATCAGGTTGACCAGCGTGCTCTTGCCCGAGCCGCTGTGGCCCACCAGGCCGATCATCTCGCCCGGCGCGATCTCCAGGCTCACGCCCCGGATCACCGCGCGGTTGCCGTAGCGGAATCCCGCGTCGCGCAGCGTGATCCGGCCGCGCACGTCGGCCAGCGGCACCGGGTCGGCGGGCTCGGGCACGTTCGACTGGTGATCGAGGATGTCGAAGATCCGCTTGGCGCCTGCCGCCGCCTTCTGCGTGAACGACACGATCCGGCTCATCGAGTCGAGCCGCGTGTAGAAGCGGCCGATGTAGGCGAGGAAGGCGGTCAGCACGCCCACCGTGATCTCGTCGCGCGACACCTGCCAGATGCCGAAGCCCCAGACGATCAGCAGGCCGACCTCGGTCAGCAGCGTGACCGTGGGCGAGAACAGCGACCAGATCCGGTTCACGCGGTCGTTGACCGCCAGGTTGTGCTGGTTGGCGGCACGGAAGCGCTCGGCCTCGCGGCGCTCCTGCGCGAAGGCCTTGACCACGCGGATGCCGGGGATCGTGTCCGACAGCACGTTGGTGACCTCGGCCCAGATCCGGTCGACCTTCTCGAAACCGTGGCGCAGCCGGTCGCGCACCTGGTGGATCATCCACGCGATGAAGGGCAGCGGCAGCAGCGTGACCAGCGCCAGCCAGGGCTCGATCGAGAACAGGATCGCGGC
This genomic window from Zeimonas sediminis contains:
- a CDS encoding DUF1854 domain-containing protein, translated to MSATSHGGGQATASFELARDAYGRLVFTGADGVAHEGVVPVRAFPISAPRQGVALMSADGHELAWVQDPAGLPAAIAALIADELSRREFMPEIRAIVAVSSFATPSTWQVDTDRGRASFVLEGEEYIRRLAGGMLLIADSHGVHFLIRDAKALDRASRKILDRFL
- a CDS encoding ABC transporter ATP-binding protein; this translates as MHSAEQNLPAAVPEAWREPLGRQLGEGETLLACFAPDLDESLRFAGGILALTDRRLLAGGEAGGEWREWPLDASLSLRHHDHAGVGSLELVDARQRLACWRYTIGLHAAMLRFVDAWGRACAELREGRRPMPAAEPTCASCGAPLPPGSEECPRCDGESTAPPSTWTLLRLWRFARPYRWQLLAGFLLTLASTAATLVPPYLTMPLMDEVLIPYQNGQPIDRDLVIGYLGALLAAALLAWALGWARTYILALVSERIGADLRTTTYEHLLTLSLEYFGGKRTGDLMARIGAETDRINVFLSLHLLDFATDVLMIAMTAAILFSIEPWLALVTLLPLPFIAWMIHQVRDRLRHGFEKVDRIWAEVTNVLSDTIPGIRVVKAFAQERREAERFRAANQHNLAVNDRVNRIWSLFSPTVTLLTEVGLLIVWGFGIWQVSRDEITVGVLTAFLAYIGRFYTRLDSMSRIVSFTQKAAAGAKRIFDILDHQSNVPEPADPVPLADVRGRITLRDAGFRYGNRAVIRGVSLEIAPGEMIGLVGHSGSGKSTLVNLICRFYDVSEGAILVDGVDVRKVAVADWRRSIGVVLQEPFLFFGTIAENIAYGRPDATRDEIVAAARAAHAHEFILRLPHGYDSIVGERGQSLSGGERQRISIARALLIDPRVLILDEATSSVDTTTEKEIQKALDNLVQGRTTIAVAHRLSTLRRADRLVVLDRGRIVETGTHDELLAREGAYWKLYQAQARQAEAEAEAAARSLQSPVREELR